A single window of Flagellimonas maritima DNA harbors:
- a CDS encoding lipocalin family protein, whose amino-acid sequence MRIKIIMGTLLTMMVFSCSRGIEGKVTKNWKVVKMERSTRPVDVHPNMAYIFKQNNRLHLTTQIGSKLQGTWSLKDSILTIHVEGERKEFAIQELTDNKLTLVSGEFVFYLDNNEQDNC is encoded by the coding sequence ACGATGATGGTGTTTTCATGCTCACGTGGCATTGAGGGAAAAGTAACCAAAAACTGGAAAGTTGTAAAAATGGAGAGGTCAACAAGACCCGTTGATGTTCATCCTAACATGGCCTACATTTTTAAGCAAAACAATAGGCTACATCTCACAACTCAAATTGGTAGCAAACTCCAAGGCACCTGGAGTTTAAAAGACAGTATTTTGACCATACATGTCGAAGGAGAGCGCAAAGAATTTGCTATACAAGAATTGACCGACAATAAACTTACTTTGGTATCGGGGGAGTTCGTGTTTTATTTAGACAATAACGAGCAAGACAATTGTTGA